From the genome of Pseudomonas sp. gcc21, one region includes:
- a CDS encoding VWA domain-containing protein yields the protein MWLESLAGFSFTRPVWLLALLPALALCWLAFQHAYRGSGWESVLPAHLQRPLLRRGSGGTHRSRYLLLGGCWVMAILALAGPSREVTMASTPQAQPSVMIVLDVSHNMLADDLRPTRLTRAKRKIRDILAMPDGYQVGLIAYAGSAHTVTPLSNDPATLTSLLEALEPAIMPSSGRDLDQALQLARASISDLPRSTRVLLLTSGANDTELAALGQHAEALGEQLAVLGAGTLEGAPVALEQGGFMRDDQGRIVLPRLNARALAGTVRRHGASYQSMTLDNRDLLRLLAAPRPASQAGNGQPGKALQDYGVWLALLLLPLAALGARRGWLGLLLCAVLLPVPAEADWADYWQRPDQQGVALLEQNKPDAAAAQFEDPAWRAWAWYQAGDYPQAAEAYAEQLNKQPDDADSHFNYGTALAMSGRYPEALEAFEQALTRAPDHHPARHNRDRIEALLEEQQRQQAEQDTASEAENNSPGDPTGPASSQSEPSETPQPSPAETRNDEHLQNGQPESALSDEGETGTRPDAQQGQSGSTPQGALTDNGAPGAASTPTNNPDGMHDEQQQALDQWLEAIPDEPAELLRRKFLYQYQQRKEAQP from the coding sequence ATGTGGCTTGAATCGCTTGCCGGCTTCAGTTTCACCCGGCCCGTATGGCTGCTTGCACTGCTGCCGGCGCTGGCACTGTGCTGGTTGGCCTTTCAGCACGCCTATCGGGGCTCGGGCTGGGAATCCGTGCTACCCGCGCATCTGCAGCGCCCACTGTTGCGACGGGGATCCGGCGGCACTCACCGCAGCCGGTATCTGCTGCTAGGGGGCTGCTGGGTGATGGCCATACTCGCATTGGCGGGTCCGTCCAGGGAAGTCACCATGGCGTCGACTCCCCAGGCCCAGCCCAGCGTGATGATCGTGCTCGACGTGTCGCACAACATGCTTGCAGATGACCTGCGGCCTACCCGGCTTACCCGTGCCAAGCGCAAGATACGCGACATCCTCGCCATGCCTGATGGTTATCAGGTAGGGCTGATAGCCTATGCCGGAAGCGCACATACCGTCACGCCCCTGAGCAATGACCCTGCCACCCTCACCAGCCTGCTGGAGGCCCTGGAACCGGCTATCATGCCATCGTCCGGGCGCGACCTGGATCAGGCCCTGCAACTGGCGCGAGCCAGCATCAGCGACCTGCCACGTAGTACCCGGGTGTTGTTACTTACCAGCGGCGCCAATGACACGGAACTGGCGGCACTGGGCCAACACGCCGAGGCCCTCGGCGAGCAACTCGCAGTGCTGGGTGCAGGCACCCTCGAGGGCGCGCCCGTTGCATTGGAGCAAGGCGGATTCATGCGTGATGATCAGGGCCGTATAGTGCTGCCCCGGCTCAATGCTCGAGCGCTGGCCGGTACGGTCCGTCGGCACGGGGCAAGCTACCAGAGCATGACGCTGGATAACCGCGACCTGCTGCGCCTGCTAGCCGCACCGCGCCCTGCCAGCCAGGCCGGTAATGGGCAACCGGGCAAAGCGCTCCAGGACTACGGCGTCTGGCTGGCGCTGCTATTGCTGCCACTGGCCGCACTCGGCGCCCGCCGGGGCTGGCTGGGTCTGCTGCTCTGCGCTGTTTTGCTACCGGTGCCAGCCGAGGCTGACTGGGCTGACTATTGGCAGCGTCCCGACCAGCAGGGCGTCGCCTTGCTTGAGCAGAACAAACCAGACGCTGCAGCGGCGCAATTTGAAGATCCCGCCTGGCGTGCCTGGGCGTGGTATCAGGCCGGTGACTATCCACAGGCAGCCGAGGCCTACGCAGAACAGTTGAACAAGCAGCCCGATGACGCCGACAGCCATTTCAATTATGGTACCGCCCTGGCCATGAGCGGACGTTATCCCGAGGCGCTGGAAGCCTTTGAACAGGCGCTGACCCGCGCCCCGGACCACCATCCTGCACGTCACAACCGCGACAGAATCGAGGCGCTGCTCGAAGAACAACAGCGCCAACAGGCAGAGCAGGACACGGCCAGCGAAGCCGAAAACAACTCCCCTGGCGATCCCACCGGGCCTGCCTCCAGCCAGTCTGAACCCAGCGAAACCCCGCAGCCCTCGCCCGCAGAGACTCGTAACGATGAACACCTGCAAAATGGCCAGCCCGAATCGGCCCTCAGCGATGAAGGTGAAACAGGCACGCGGCCTGATGCTCAACAAGGCCAGTCGGGGAGTACGCCGCAGGGTGCTCTAACTGATAATGGCGCGCCTGGCGCAGCCAGCACCCCGACGAACAACCCGGACGGGATGCACGATGAGCAACAACAGGCACTTGATCAGTGGCTGGAAGCAATCCCCGACGAACCTGCCGAATTACTGCGGCGCAAGTTCCTGTATCAATATCAGCAGCGTAAGGAAGCGCAGCCATGA
- a CDS encoding MoxR family ATPase, whose translation MTHRNALLELKAFMGEQIFGQEQLIERMLICLLAAGHVLVEGAPGLAKTRAIKVLSEGIEADFHRVQFTPDLLPADITGTEVYRPETASFSFQQGPIFHHLVLADEINRAPAKVQSALLEAMAEQQVSIGRQTYPLPDLFMVMATQNPIEQEGTYPLPEAQLDRFLMHVRIGFPDAALERQILQLARGEARGEEPRMARRISQETILAARQEVLELFMADAVEEYLIQLIMATRRPEMYSPQLADWLQLGASPRGTIALDRCARAHAWLAGRDFVSPEDVQAVIHPVLRHRLILSFEAEAEGIDADRVIALLLESVAVV comes from the coding sequence ATGACGCACCGTAACGCTCTGCTCGAACTCAAGGCCTTCATGGGTGAGCAGATTTTTGGTCAGGAACAGCTCATCGAGCGCATGCTGATTTGCCTGCTTGCAGCCGGGCATGTGCTGGTGGAAGGCGCGCCCGGCCTGGCCAAGACCCGCGCGATCAAGGTGCTTTCGGAGGGCATCGAGGCTGACTTTCATCGGGTTCAGTTCACCCCCGATCTGCTGCCGGCCGATATAACCGGCACCGAGGTGTACCGGCCCGAGACCGCCAGCTTCAGCTTCCAGCAAGGCCCCATCTTTCACCATCTGGTGCTGGCCGATGAAATCAACCGCGCTCCGGCAAAGGTGCAGTCTGCCTTACTGGAAGCGATGGCTGAACAGCAGGTGAGCATCGGCAGGCAGACCTACCCGCTGCCGGACCTGTTCATGGTCATGGCAACCCAGAATCCGATCGAGCAGGAAGGGACCTACCCGCTTCCCGAAGCGCAGCTTGACCGTTTTCTTATGCATGTGCGCATTGGTTTTCCAGACGCCGCTCTGGAGCGGCAGATTTTGCAACTGGCGCGCGGAGAAGCACGTGGCGAGGAGCCGCGAATGGCCCGGCGCATCAGCCAGGAAACCATCCTCGCCGCCCGCCAGGAGGTGCTCGAACTGTTCATGGCTGACGCGGTAGAGGAATATCTGATTCAGCTGATCATGGCGACCCGCCGACCGGAGATGTACAGCCCGCAGCTCGCCGACTGGCTGCAACTGGGCGCCAGTCCGCGCGGCACCATTGCGCTGGATCGCTGTGCACGGGCTCATGCCTGGCTTGCCGGGCGCGATTTTGTCAGCCCTGAGGACGTGCAGGCAGTCATTCATCCGGTGCTGCGTCATCGCCTGATTCTCAGTTTCGAAGCGGAAGCCGAAGGCATTGATGCTGACCGGGTCATCGCGCTCCTCCTAGAATCCGTCGCAGTCGTCTGA
- a CDS encoding VWA domain-containing protein — protein MFEFGWPLIFLLLPLPWLVRRFAPPAQNRPAALQVAFMSRLQAVQPEPAEPGVRRTPWVFLLIWLLLLSAAARPQLLGDPLPMEVTGRDMMLAIDLSGSMEFRDMQFDGDEVDRLSLVKQVVGQFIDRRHGDRMGLILFGSQAFVQAPLTHDRNSVRKWLDEAFIGLAGRQTAIGDAIGLAIKRLEQQPAERRVLLLITDGANNAGRISAVQAARLAAERQIRIFTIGIGAETQQPPANTSAWLTPERDPSVELDEGTLKEIALLTGGEYFRARDSESFEAINQQLDRLEPALHEGRTQRQSLPLYPWPLGIALLLSMALTGWYRRSNVA, from the coding sequence ATGTTTGAATTCGGCTGGCCTCTGATATTCCTGCTGCTACCGCTGCCCTGGCTGGTGCGGCGCTTCGCCCCGCCGGCGCAGAATCGTCCGGCCGCGCTGCAGGTGGCGTTCATGTCCCGGTTGCAGGCCGTTCAGCCTGAACCAGCCGAGCCCGGCGTGCGCCGCACCCCCTGGGTGTTCTTGCTGATATGGCTGTTGTTGTTGAGCGCGGCAGCCCGGCCCCAGCTGCTCGGAGACCCGTTACCCATGGAGGTCACCGGCCGCGACATGATGCTGGCAATCGACCTGTCTGGCAGCATGGAATTTCGTGACATGCAGTTTGATGGCGACGAGGTAGACCGGCTAAGCCTGGTGAAACAGGTGGTGGGGCAGTTTATTGATCGCCGTCACGGAGACCGTATGGGCCTGATCCTGTTCGGGTCCCAGGCGTTTGTGCAGGCGCCGCTCACGCATGACCGCAACAGCGTCAGGAAATGGCTTGACGAGGCCTTTATCGGGTTAGCCGGCCGCCAGACCGCAATCGGCGATGCCATAGGGCTGGCCATCAAGCGGCTGGAGCAACAGCCAGCCGAGCGCCGCGTGTTATTGCTGATAACCGATGGCGCCAATAACGCGGGCCGCATCAGCGCCGTTCAGGCTGCCAGACTGGCAGCTGAACGGCAGATCCGCATATTTACCATAGGCATTGGCGCCGAGACGCAGCAGCCGCCAGCTAACACCAGCGCATGGCTCACGCCCGAGCGCGACCCATCTGTCGAGCTGGACGAAGGCACCCTCAAGGAAATCGCCCTGCTTACCGGCGGCGAATACTTCCGCGCCCGCGACAGCGAAAGCTTTGAAGCGATCAACCAGCAGCTGGACCGGTTGGAGCCCGCATTGCACGAAGGCCGGACCCAGCGCCAGAGCCTGCCCTTGTACCCCTGGCCGCTGGGCATCGCCCTGCTCCTCAGCATGGCACTAACCGGCTGGTATCGGAGGTCAAATGTGGCTTGA
- a CDS encoding DUF58 domain-containing protein: MDIEGADALVRVTLQSLLDARRHCQALPLFSRPMRTSRQTGRQYSRLRGRGMDFDQVRAYQPGDDIRTIDWRVTARTQKVHTKVFNEERERPVFIICEQSSRLYLGSRHCLKSVLGADACALIAWTALSHNDRVGGMVFTADACHEVRPRRSRQAILQLFRLLLQANQRIPETLEMHSEATAEPLDMALRHSREIIRPGSILYLLCDHSAIDTMNQSLLAPLAAHNDIVLLPLFDPLDADLPKAGILDFIQGQQRFSLDTENAAVRSAWQQQFIDQQHAWQRLARRLRCGLSMLDSSLSAVDQLSVMLGSHAGRAHRR; this comes from the coding sequence ATGGATATCGAAGGCGCCGATGCATTGGTCAGGGTCACGCTGCAATCGTTGCTGGATGCCCGACGGCATTGCCAGGCGCTGCCGCTGTTCAGCCGGCCGATGCGTACCAGCCGCCAGACCGGTCGCCAATATTCGCGACTTCGTGGCCGCGGAATGGATTTCGACCAGGTGCGGGCGTATCAGCCCGGCGACGATATACGCACCATTGACTGGCGCGTTACCGCACGGACGCAGAAGGTGCATACCAAGGTCTTCAACGAAGAGCGGGAACGGCCGGTCTTCATCATCTGTGAACAAAGCAGCCGCCTCTATCTCGGCAGCCGGCATTGTCTCAAGTCCGTATTGGGAGCCGACGCCTGCGCGCTGATTGCCTGGACCGCACTGTCGCACAACGACCGGGTCGGCGGCATGGTTTTCACCGCCGACGCCTGCCATGAAGTTCGCCCGCGGCGCAGTCGCCAGGCCATCCTGCAGCTCTTTCGCCTGTTGCTCCAGGCCAACCAGCGCATACCTGAAACACTCGAGATGCACAGCGAAGCCACCGCCGAGCCGCTGGATATGGCGCTGCGTCACAGCCGGGAGATTATTCGGCCCGGTAGCATTCTGTATCTGCTGTGTGATCACAGCGCCATCGACACCATGAACCAGTCCCTGCTGGCGCCCCTCGCTGCACATAACGATATCGTTCTGCTGCCGCTATTCGATCCGCTGGATGCCGATTTGCCCAAAGCCGGCATTCTGGACTTCATCCAGGGCCAGCAACGCTTCAGCCTGGATACCGAAAACGCTGCGGTGCGTAGCGCCTGGCAACAGCAATTCATTGATCAACAGCACGCCTGGCAGCGACTGGCCAGGCGCCTGCGCTGTGGTTTGAGCATGCTCGACAGCTCGCTGTCGGCAGTCGATCAACTGAGCGTCATGCTTGGTAGCCATGCCGGGCGTGCCCACCGCCGATGA
- a CDS encoding SDR family oxidoreductase, with amino-acid sequence MKIKLKPLNEQVIVVTGASSGIGLATARAAAQAGAKLTLVARNEQALTEIERELAAGDKVMHVVADVGKREDLERVASETINRFGGFDTWINNAGSSVWGRMDEVKDEDVHRVMQTNFWGTHYGSTIAVRHLRNKGGALINIGSLESAAALPLHAAYSASKHAVKAMTDSLRVELAQSGSPVSVTLVRPPAINTLFNDHAKSYLSSAPTFPPPVYSPEVVARSILDACEHPRRDIYIGNSKMFTRMVQLAPRLTDMINTNIIYDVLHSGRRDRHPQGSLHNADVRTGEAGQASGDYPGRVHKWSLYAYASRHPLVVTAVAAAAVTLAAGVKKSRQGRH; translated from the coding sequence ATGAAGATCAAGCTCAAACCCTTGAACGAACAGGTTATCGTGGTGACCGGCGCTTCCAGCGGTATCGGCCTGGCAACTGCCCGGGCAGCGGCGCAAGCTGGCGCGAAACTGACGCTGGTAGCACGCAACGAGCAGGCGTTGACTGAAATCGAACGTGAACTGGCGGCCGGCGATAAGGTCATGCACGTGGTTGCCGACGTGGGCAAGCGTGAAGATCTTGAGCGCGTCGCCAGTGAGACGATCAACCGCTTCGGCGGCTTCGATACCTGGATCAATAATGCCGGCAGTTCTGTCTGGGGCCGCATGGACGAGGTCAAGGACGAAGACGTACACCGGGTGATGCAGACCAACTTCTGGGGCACCCATTACGGCTCGACTATTGCGGTCCGGCATCTGCGGAACAAGGGCGGCGCGCTTATCAATATCGGCAGCCTCGAGTCGGCTGCTGCGCTGCCGTTGCATGCAGCCTACAGCGCAAGCAAACATGCCGTAAAAGCCATGACCGACTCCCTGCGCGTGGAGCTGGCCCAGTCCGGGTCACCCGTATCCGTTACGCTGGTCCGCCCTCCGGCGATCAACACCCTTTTCAACGACCACGCAAAAAGTTATCTGAGCAGCGCGCCCACTTTCCCACCACCGGTGTATTCCCCCGAGGTAGTAGCGCGCAGCATCCTCGACGCCTGTGAACACCCCCGCCGGGATATCTACATCGGCAATTCGAAGATGTTCACCCGCATGGTGCAGCTTGCGCCCAGGCTGACGGATATGATCAATACCAACATCATCTACGATGTACTGCACAGTGGCAGACGCGACCGCCATCCACAAGGCAGCCTGCATAACGCCGACGTGCGCACTGGCGAAGCCGGACAGGCCAGTGGCGACTATCCGGGTCGTGTACATAAGTGGAGTCTTTACGCCTACGCGTCACGTCATCCGCTGGTGGTGACAGCGGTGGCCGCAGCGGCTGTTACGCTGGCAGCCGGAGTGAAGAAGAGCCGTCAAGGCCGCCACTAG
- a CDS encoding DUF4381 family protein, whose amino-acid sequence MSSALRDALIHPAPPPPVPWWPPAPGWWIVLGVSLLLLVALPRILRSVQRRRLERTRITQALHGLSDSLPDREWLAAANKTLKQLLKRQGKDHATRLFGDAWLDYLCATYPKPERKVLAPLAADLYRPDITLSSGQRRDLEHELKRWLRHNHV is encoded by the coding sequence ATGAGTAGCGCATTGAGAGACGCGCTGATCCATCCAGCGCCGCCCCCGCCGGTTCCCTGGTGGCCGCCGGCCCCCGGCTGGTGGATAGTGTTGGGGGTGTCGCTGCTGCTGCTTGTCGCTCTGCCGCGGATACTCCGCAGCGTTCAGCGACGGAGGCTTGAACGGACCCGGATCACGCAGGCGCTGCATGGGTTATCCGACTCACTACCCGACCGGGAATGGCTGGCAGCAGCCAACAAGACCCTCAAGCAATTGCTCAAGCGTCAGGGCAAGGACCATGCGACCCGCCTGTTCGGTGACGCCTGGCTCGACTACCTGTGCGCCACGTACCCAAAACCTGAGCGCAAGGTGCTCGCGCCTCTGGCCGCCGATTTGTATCGCCCGGATATAACGCTCTCAAGCGGCCAGCGCCGCGACCTCGAGCATGAGCTGAAACGCTGGCTGCGACACAACCATGTTTGA
- a CDS encoding BatD family protein: MKSLLLLLVLLMLPTWAHAALLASVDRTRLVEGDTLELTLETPQASRFTRPDFSPLEEHFRIQSTRQLNLVSQTNGAAQRTTRWVVTLVPKRTGYVAIPPLSLGDLRSEPIGLQILTAAQAAQDSVAQLAPIFIDSEVDVENPYVQAQVLLTLRVYHSVSLYDDSTLSGLEIPDARVETLGSAQQSEQLINGVRHGVIEVRYAIYPQQSGTLEIPSQLFSATTLQPVDPSARFSARTGRLVQVRSPSILLNVRPVPDGYPSGAPWIPASELTLSQHWQPDPGADLITGEPLTRTLTVEAQGLSASQLPILLSLVPGTEQHLRQYTDQPKLENHTRADGIRGIRQDSAALVAQAEGVFQVPELEVHWWDTTQDRLRTERLDSVTLNVSGLDNVAQSINEPGLADTGGETGAAVWPWQLASLLLSIALSVCLLLLYRARRALREGDMIEEEEILGEEHQGNPLGDLQIACRANHPAEARKALEAWARQQHSEGLIALTHHNQELADALDELNACLFSQTESPWRGKPLWRAVRMTIQSRQRAAEAPADPLGTLYPDV; the protein is encoded by the coding sequence ATGAAATCTCTACTGTTACTGCTTGTCCTGCTGATGTTGCCCACCTGGGCGCACGCCGCGTTGCTCGCCAGCGTTGATCGCACCCGTCTGGTCGAGGGCGATACGCTGGAGCTGACGCTCGAAACGCCGCAGGCCAGCCGGTTCACACGCCCGGATTTCAGCCCACTGGAGGAACATTTCCGCATTCAGAGCACCCGGCAGCTGAACCTGGTCAGCCAGACCAACGGCGCTGCCCAGCGCACGACCCGATGGGTGGTGACCCTGGTACCCAAGCGCACCGGCTATGTTGCGATACCGCCGCTCAGCCTGGGCGACCTTAGAAGCGAACCGATCGGTCTGCAGATACTGACCGCCGCGCAGGCAGCCCAGGACTCCGTGGCGCAGCTGGCACCCATATTCATTGACAGCGAAGTCGACGTTGAAAACCCCTATGTCCAGGCTCAGGTGCTGCTGACGCTCAGGGTTTACCATTCAGTCTCGCTATACGATGACTCGACCCTGAGTGGCCTGGAGATCCCCGACGCCCGCGTAGAGACGCTCGGTTCTGCCCAACAGTCGGAACAGTTAATCAACGGCGTTCGCCACGGGGTCATTGAGGTCCGCTACGCTATCTATCCCCAGCAAAGCGGCACGCTGGAGATACCCTCGCAATTGTTCAGCGCCACCACGCTGCAACCGGTGGATCCCTCCGCCCGGTTCTCGGCACGCACCGGGCGGCTGGTGCAGGTGCGCTCGCCAAGCATACTGCTGAACGTCCGGCCTGTGCCTGACGGCTACCCATCCGGAGCGCCCTGGATTCCAGCCAGCGAACTCACGCTTTCCCAACATTGGCAGCCGGACCCGGGCGCGGACCTCATAACAGGGGAACCCCTTACCCGCACGCTGACTGTGGAAGCCCAGGGATTGAGTGCCAGCCAGTTGCCGATTCTGCTTAGCCTGGTGCCCGGCACGGAGCAGCATCTGCGTCAATATACCGATCAGCCCAAGCTGGAAAACCACACCCGCGCCGATGGTATTCGCGGCATCCGCCAGGACAGCGCTGCGCTGGTAGCCCAGGCTGAAGGCGTATTCCAGGTCCCTGAGCTGGAAGTGCACTGGTGGGACACGACACAAGACCGTCTACGTACCGAGCGGCTGGACAGCGTTACCCTGAATGTGAGCGGGCTGGACAACGTTGCCCAGTCAATCAACGAGCCGGGGCTTGCAGACACAGGCGGGGAAACGGGTGCTGCGGTCTGGCCCTGGCAACTTGCCAGCCTGCTGCTCAGCATCGCCCTGAGTGTATGTCTGTTGCTGCTCTACCGGGCGCGGCGTGCCCTGCGTGAGGGCGACATGATTGAAGAGGAAGAAATCCTTGGCGAAGAGCATCAGGGTAATCCTCTCGGCGATTTGCAAATCGCCTGCCGCGCCAACCACCCCGCCGAAGCCCGCAAGGCCCTTGAGGCGTGGGCAAGACAACAGCACAGCGAAGGGCTGATAGCCCTGACTCATCATAATCAGGAGCTTGCCGACGCGTTGGACGAGCTCAACGCCTGCCTGTTCAGCCAGACCGAAAGTCCCTGGCGCGGCAAACCGCTCTGGCGCGCAGTGCGCATGACCATCCAGAGCCGCCAGCGCGCAGCAGAAGCGCCGGCTGATCCGCTCGGCACGCTTTACCCTGACGTTTAG